In one window of Eubalaena glacialis isolate mEubGla1 chromosome 13, mEubGla1.1.hap2.+ XY, whole genome shotgun sequence DNA:
- the WDR24 gene encoding GATOR2 complex protein WDR24, whose product MEKMSRVTTALGGSTLTGRTMHCHLDAPANAISVCRDAAQVVVAGRSIFKIYAIEEEQFVEKLNLRVGRKPSLNLSCADVVWHQMDENLLATAATNGVVVTWNLGRPSRNKQDQLFTEHKRTVNKVCFHPTEAHVLLSGSQDGFMKCFDLRRKDSVSTFSGQSESVRDVQFSIRDYFTFASTFENGNVQLWDIRRPDRCERMFTAHNGPVFCCDWHPEDRGWLATGGRDKMVKVWDMTTHRAKEVHCVQTIASVARVKWRPECRHHLATCSMMVDHNIYVWDVRRPFVPAAMFEEHRDVTTGIAWRHPHDPSFLLSGSKDSTLCQHLFRDASQPVERANPEGLCYGLFGDLAFAAKESLVATESGRKPYTGDRRHPIFFKRKLDPAEPFSGLASSALSVFEMEPGSSSMSWFVDTAERYALAGRPLAELCDHNAKVARDLGRNQVAQTWTMLRIIYCSPGLVPTTSLNHSVGKGSSCGLPLMNSFNLKDMAPGLGSETRLDRSKGDARSDTVLLDSSATLITNEDNEETEGSDVPADYLLGDVEGEDDELYLLDPEHAHSEEPEYVLPQEAFPLRHEIVDTPPGPEHLQDKADSPHVSGNEADAASLVPVDSSFSLISVSHALYDSRLPPDFFSALVCDMLRFYAEQGDVQMAVSVLIVLGERVRKDIDEQTQEHWYTSYIDLLQRFCLWNVSNQVVKLSTSRAISCLNQASTTLHVNCSHCKRPMSSRGWVCDRCHHCASMCAVCHHVVKGLFVWCQGCSHGGHLQHIMKWLEGSSHCPAGCGHLCEYS is encoded by the exons atggagaagatgtCCCGCGTGACTACAGCCCTGGGTGGCAGCACGCTGACGGGCCGCACCATGCACTGCCACCTGGATGCACCAGCCAACGCCATCAGTGTGTGCCGTGACGCGGCCCAGGTGGTCGTGGCAGGCCGCAGCATCTTCAAGATCTATGCCATTGAGGAGGAGCAGTTTGTGGAGAAGCTGAACCTGCGTGTGGGCCGCAAGCCCTCACTCAACCTGAGCTGTGCAGATGTTGTTTGGCACCAGATGGACGAGAACCTGCTTGCCACGGCGGCGACCAATGGCGTCGTGGTCACCTGGAACCTGGGCCGGCCGTCCCGCAACAAGCAGGACCAGCTGTTTACGGAGCACAAACGCACGGTGAACAAAGTCTGCTTCCACCCCACTGAGGCCCACGTGCTGCTCAGTGGCTCCCAGGATGGCTTCATGAAGTGCTTCGACCTTCGCAGGAAGGACTCTGTCAGCACCTTCTCGG GCCAGTCTGAGAGTGTGCGTGACGTCCAGTTCAGCATCCGGGACTACTTCACCTTCGCCTCCACCTTTGAGAACGGCAACGTGCAGCTCTGGGACATTCGGCGGCCCGACCGCTGTGAGAGAATGTTCACGGCCCACAATGGGCCTGTCTTCTGCTGCGACTGGCACCCCGAGGACag GGGCTGGTTGGCCACAGGTGGGCGTGACAAGATGGTAAAGGTCTGGGACATGACCACACACCGCGCTAAGGAGGTGCACTGCGTGCAAACCATTGCATCCGTGGCCAGAGTCAAGTGGCGGCCTGAGTGCCGCCACCACCTAGCTACGTGCTCCATGATGGTGGACCACAACATCTACGTGTGGGACGTGCGCCGGCCTTTTGTGCCAGCTGCCATGTTTGAGGAGCACCGCGATGTCACAACAGGCATTGCCTGGCGCCACCCGCACGAtccctccttcctgctctccGGCTCCAAGGACAGCACCCTATGCCAGCACCTGTTCCGTGATGCCAGCCAGCCTGTTGAGCGCGCCAACCCTGAGGGCCTCTGCTATGGCCTCTTTGGGGATCTGGCCTTCGCAGCCAAGGAGAGCCTAGTGGCCACTGAGTCGGGGCGCAAGCCCTACACTGGGGATCGGCGCCACCCAATTTTCTTCAAGCGCAAGTTGGACCCTGCCGAGCCCTTCTCAGGCCTCGCCTCCAGTGCCCTCAGTGTCTTTGAGATGGAGCCTGGCAGCAGTAGCATGAGCTGGTTCGTGGACACGGCTGAGCGTTATGCCCTGGCTGGCCGGCCACTGGCCGAGCTTTGTGACCACAATGCGAAAGTGGCTCGGGACCTTGGCCGCAACCAG GTGGCGCAGACGTGGACCATGCTACGGATCATCTACTGTAGTCCTGGCCTGGTGCCCACCACCAGCCTCAACCACAGCGTGGGCAAGGGCAGCTCCTGTGGCCTGCCACTCATGAACAG TTTCAATCTAAAGGATATGGCCCCAGGGCTGGGCAGTGAGACTCGGCTGGACCGCAGCAAGGGTGACGCACGGAGTGACACAGTGTTGCTGGACTCCTCAGCCACGCTTATCACCAACGAAG ATAACGAGGAGACCGAGGGCAGCGACGTGCCTGCCGATTACTTGCTGGGCGATGTGGAAGGTGAGGATGACGAGCTGTACCTGCTGGACCCGGAACACGCTCACT CCGAGGAGCCCGAGTATGTGCtgccccaggaagccttcccactGCGCCACGAGATTGTGGACACCCCACCCGGGCCTGAGCACCTGCAAGACAAGGCCGACTCGCCCCATGTGAGTGGCAATGAGGCAGATGCAGCCTCCCTGGTGCCTGTGGACTCTTCCTTCTCACTCATCTCCGTCTCACACGCACTGTACGACAGCCGCCTGCCGCCTGACTTCTTCAGTGCCCTGGTGTGCGACATGCTGCGCTTCTACGCGGAGCAGGGCGACGTGCAGATGGCCGTGTCCGTGCTCATTGTGCTGGGTGAACGCGTGCGCAAAGACATCGACGAGCAGACCCAG GAGCACTGGTACACGTCCTACATCGATCTGCTGCAGCGCTTCTGCCTCTGGAATGTGTCCAACCAGGTGGTCAAGCTCAGCACGAGCCGTGCCATCAGCTGCCTCAACCAGGCCTCCACCACCCTGCACGTCAACTGCAGTCACTGCAAGCGGCCCATGAGCAGCCGGGGCTGGGTCTGCGACAGGTGCCACCACTGTGCCAGCATGTGTGCCGTCTGCCACCACGTGGTCAAGGGTCTGTTCGTGTGGTGCCAGGGCTGCAGTCACGGCGGCCACCTGCAGCACATCATGAAGTGGCTGGAGGGCAGCTCCCAC
- the FBXL16 gene encoding F-box/LRR-repeat protein 16, whose product MSSPGVDGDPKPPCLPRNGLVKLPGQPNGLGTASITKGTPAAKNRPCQPPPPTLPPPSLAAPPPRAALAGGLCPQAGLPLGGPALAPVPGPPVERPPLATDEKILNGLFWYFSACERCVLAQVCKAWRRVLYQPKFWAGLTPVLHAKELYTVLPGGEKEFVNLQGFAARGFEGFCLVGVSDLDICEFIDNYALSKKGVKAMSLKRSTITDAGLEVMLEQMQGVVRLELSGCNDFTEAGLWSSLSARITSLSVSDCINVADDAIAAISQLLPNLAELSLQAYHVTDTALAYFTARQGHSTHTLRLLSCWEITNHGVVNVVHSLPNLTALSLSGCSKVTDDGVELVAENLRKLRSLDLSWCPRITDMALEYVACDLHRLEELVLDRCVRITDTGLSYLSTMSSLRSLYLRWCCQVQDFGLKHLLAMRSLRLLSLAGCPLLTATGLSGLVQLQELEELELTNCPGATPELFKYFSQHLPRCLVVE is encoded by the exons ATGTCGAGCCCGGGTGTCGACGGCGACCCCAAGCCTCCATGCTTGCCTCGCAATGGCCTGGTGAAGCTGCCAGGCCAGCCGAACGGCCTGGGCACAGCCAGCATCACCAAGGGCACGCCGGCTGCCAAGAACCGCCCCTGCCAGCCACCCCCGCCCACCCTCCCACCACCCAGCCTGGCTGCCCCGCCGCCCCGGGCTGCTCTGGCCGGGGGCTTGTGCCCCCAGGCAGGGCTCCCCCTTGGTGGACCAGCCTTAGCCCCAGTGCCCGGGCCCCCAGTAGAGCGGCCGCCACTGGCCACAGACGAGAAGATCCTCAATGGCCTCTTCTGGTACTTCTCAGCTTGCGAGAGGTGCGTGCTGGCCCAGGTGTGCAAGGCCTGGAGGCGTGTGCTCTACCAGCCCAAATTCTGGGCGGGCCTCACGCCTGTGCTGCACGCCAAGGAGCTCTACACAGTGCTGCCTGGAGGTGAGAAGGAGTTCGTGAACCTGCAGGGCTTCGCAGCACGTGGCTTTGAGGGTTTCTGCCTGGTCGGTGTCTCCGACCTGGACATCTGTGAGTTCATCGACAACTATGCCCTCTCCAAGAAGGGTGTCAAGGCCATGAGCCTCAAGCGCTCCACCATCACTGATGCCGGCCTGGAG GTGATGCTGGAGCAGATGCAGGGCGTGGTGCGCCTCGAGCTGTCAGGCTGCAACGACTTCACCGAAGCTGGGCTGTGGTCCAGCCTGAGCGCGCGCATCACCTCGCTGAGTGTGAGCGACTGCATCAACGTGGCCGACGACGCCATCGCGGCCATCTCTCAGCTGCTGCCCAACCTGGCTGAGCTGAGCTTGCAGGCCTACCACGTGACGGACACAGCACTGGCCTACTTCACGGCACGCCAGGGCCACAGCACGCACACGCTGCGCCTGCTCTCCTGCTGGGAGATCACCAACCACGGCGTGGTCAACGTGGTGCACAGCCTGCCCAACCTCACCGCACTCAGCCTCTCTGGCTGCTCCAAGGTCACCGACGATGGTGTCGAGCTTGTGGCCGAGAACCTGCGCAAGCTACGCAGCCTCGACCTCTCGTGGTGCCCACGCATCACCGACATGGCGCTCGAGTACGTGGCCTGCGACCTGCACCGCCTGGAGGAGCTCGTGCTGGACAG GTGTGTACGCATTACGGACACTGGCCTCAGCTATTTGTCCACCATGTCGTCCCTTCGCAGCCTCTACCTGCGATGGTGCTGCCAG GTGCAGGACTTCGGGCTGAAGCACCTCCTGGCCATGAGGAGTTTGCGTCTCTTGTCTCTGGCAG GCTGCCCGCTGCTGACCGCCACAGGGCTGTCGGGCCTGGTGCAGCTGCAGGAGCTGGAGGAGCTGGAGCTGACCAACTGCCCTGGGGCTACCCCCGAGCTCTTCAAGTACTTTTCGCAGCACCTGCCCCGCTGCCTCGTCGTCGAGTAG